A single Cyclopterus lumpus isolate fCycLum1 chromosome 3, fCycLum1.pri, whole genome shotgun sequence DNA region contains:
- the mafa gene encoding transcription factor Maf gives MASELAMSNSDLPTSPLAMEYVNDFDLMKFEVKKEPVEPDRNISQCSRLIAGGSLSSTPMSTPCSSVPPSPSFSAPSPGSGSEQKSHIEDFYWMSGYQQQLNPEALGFSPEDAVEALINSSHQLQSFDGYARGQQFAGAAGAGGTMAGEEMGSAAAVVSAVIAAAAAQNGGQHHHHHHHHHSNGHHQAPGGQSNGTSGSIHPHMRLDDRFSDDQLVSMTVRELNRQLRGVSKEEVMRLKQKRRTLKNRGYAQSCRYKRVQQRHVLEGEKTHLIQQVDHLKQEISRLVRERDAYKEKYEKLISNGFRENGSSSDNNPSSPEFFM, from the coding sequence ATGGCATCAGAGCTGGCAATGAGCAACTCCGACCTGCCCACCAGTCCCCTGGCCATGGAATATGTTAATGACTTCGATCTGATGAAGTTTGAAGTGAAAAAGGAGCCGGTGGAGCCCGATCGCAACATCAGCCAGTGCAGTCGCCTTATCGCCGGGGGATCCTTGTCTTCCACCCCGATGAGCACGCCGTGCAGCTCGGTGCCCCCTTCTCCAAGCTTCTCGGCGCCCAGTCCGGGCTCGGGGAGCGAGCAGAAGTCACACATAGAGGATTTCTACTGGATGTCCGGTTATCAACAGCAGTTGAATCCAGAGGCGCTGGGCTTCAGCCCCGAAGACGCAGTCGAGGCGCTGATCAACAGCAGTCACCAACTCCAGTCATTCGATGGCTACGCCAGGGGCCAGCAGTTTGCTGGCGCAGCCGGAGCAGGAGGCACCATGGCCGGGGAAGAGATGGGGTCCGCCGCGGCGGTGGTGTCGGCAGTTATCGCTGCAGCAGCCGCTCAGAACGGAgggcagcaccaccaccaccaccatcaccaccacagcAACGGCCACCACCAAGCACCCGGGGGCCAGTCCAACGGCACTTCTGGGTCAATTCACCCACACATGCGCTTGGATGACCGGTTTTCAGACGACCAGCTGGTCAGCATGACAGTGCGGGAACTCAACCGGCAGCTACGGGGGGTCAGCAAGGAAGAAGTGATGAGATtgaaacagaagaggaggaCCCTAAAGAACAGAGGTTACGCACAGTCCTGCCGGTACAAGCGAGTCCAGCAGCGGCACGTCCTGGAGGGGGAGAAGACGCACCTCATCCAGCAGGTCGATCACCTAAAGCAGGAGATCTCCAGGCTGGTCCGGGAGAGGGACGCGTACAAAGAAAAGTATGAGAAGCTCATCAGCAACGGCTTCAGAGAAAATGGATCCAGCAGTGACAACAACCCTTCATCCCCGGAGTTTTTCATGTGA